One window of Nostoc sp. C052 genomic DNA carries:
- a CDS encoding carotenoid oxygenase family protein encodes MVAKEISPYLTGNFSPIQTEITADYLPIIGELPTDLSGIFVRNGPNPQFSPKGDYKWIDGDGMLHGVEINNGKATYRNRYIQTRGFKLEQKVGRAVWTSLMESPQLHNPPNNLFSPFKNTANTGIVWHAGQLLALWEGAEPYEITIPDLTTIGPFTYGNQLNSPFTAHPKVDFVTGEMMFFGYSLLEPPYLRYSVVSSEGELLRTIPIDLPTGVMMHDFAITANYTIFMDLPLTFSLERLKRREPAYMFEPNLPSRFGIISRHSDGRNIRWFEVSTCYVLHILNAYETEDEVVIIACRTDDAQLLNIPTKTNLRHNQINKPQLYGWRFNLRTGAVQEGIIDDLASEFPSLNQQFVGRRNRYGYTARMVPELLPVFTLDALIKYDFANGYSQVHEWGTGRYGGEAIFVPRSNATQEDDGWLLTFVYDTPTKTSELVVVNAQDITDKPVARILLPQRVPYGFHGTWIPEKSMHPAF; translated from the coding sequence ATCGTCGCAAAAGAAATTAGTCCCTATCTTACAGGTAACTTTTCTCCAATACAAACAGAAATCACAGCCGATTACCTTCCAATAATTGGAGAATTACCAACTGATTTATCAGGAATATTTGTCCGCAATGGCCCTAATCCCCAGTTTTCTCCCAAAGGTGATTACAAGTGGATTGATGGAGATGGGATGTTGCATGGGGTAGAAATTAATAATGGTAAAGCCACTTACCGCAACCGCTATATCCAGACACGGGGATTTAAACTGGAACAGAAAGTAGGTCGAGCCGTCTGGACAAGTCTGATGGAATCGCCACAACTTCACAACCCTCCCAATAATCTTTTCAGTCCGTTCAAGAATACTGCTAACACTGGCATAGTGTGGCACGCAGGTCAACTATTGGCACTTTGGGAAGGAGCCGAACCATACGAAATTACGATACCTGACTTGACAACAATCGGGCCATTCACTTATGGAAATCAACTGAACTCTCCCTTCACCGCTCACCCCAAAGTTGATTTTGTAACTGGGGAAATGATGTTTTTTGGATATTCTCTACTAGAGCCACCTTATTTAAGATACAGCGTGGTTTCATCTGAGGGAGAGTTACTAAGAACAATTCCGATTGATTTGCCTACAGGAGTGATGATGCATGACTTTGCCATCACTGCAAATTACACAATATTCATGGATTTGCCCCTGACATTTAGCTTAGAAAGGCTAAAACGCAGAGAACCAGCTTATATGTTTGAACCAAATCTACCCAGCCGTTTTGGGATTATTTCCCGTCATAGTGATGGCAGAAATATCCGCTGGTTTGAAGTTTCTACCTGTTATGTTTTACATATTCTCAATGCCTATGAAACAGAAGATGAAGTCGTCATCATTGCTTGTCGCACAGATGATGCTCAACTGCTGAACATACCGACAAAAACAAACTTACGTCACAATCAGATTAATAAACCGCAGTTATATGGCTGGCGATTCAATCTCCGCACAGGTGCAGTCCAAGAAGGAATAATTGATGATTTAGCTTCAGAATTTCCTAGTTTAAATCAGCAATTTGTCGGAAGACGGAATCGATACGGCTATACAGCCAGAATGGTGCCGGAACTGCTACCTGTATTTACTTTAGATGCACTCATTAAGTATGACTTTGCCAATGGTTATTCTCAAGTCCATGAGTGGGGGACTGGTCGCTATGGAGGAGAGGCAATATTTGTCCCCCGTTCCAACGCGACTCAAGAGGATGATGGTTGGTTGTTAACTTTCGTTTACGACACACCTACAAAAACCTCAGAGCTAGTAGTGGTAAATGCCCAAGACATCACAGATAAACCTGTAGCCCGCATTCTTCTACCCCAGCGAGTTCCTTACGGTTTTCACGGAACTTGGATTCCAGAAAAATCAATGCATCCAGCTTTTTAA
- a CDS encoding aldehyde dehydrogenase, whose amino-acid sequence MLTQVDYNEIEYQQQFFQTGKTKNLDFRIQQLKILQQAIEKNQDNIVQALKADLHKSGFEAYFEIIGVLEEIKYALNNIRAWTKPQKVATPIYQFLSSAQVRSEPLGVILIIGPWNYPFNLIFAPLVGAIAAGNCAILKPSEIAPHTSEVIEKIVHENFEPSFIEVIEGGIETSQELLSQNFDHIFFTGGTEVGKLVMAAAAKNLTPVTLELGGKSPCIVDENIHLEHTAKRIVWGKFFNAGQTCTAPDYLLVNCKIKQDLLTNIKKQIQIFYGDEPSVSKSYARVINQKHFRRLSQLLESGNILVGGKTNLENLYIAPTIIDQVSWQDKIMQEEIFGPILPVLEYTDLSEAIAFVNRQQKPLALYFFSSNQKNQERILQETVSGGVCINDTVMHLTVPSLPFGGVGTSGMGRYHGKAGFDNFSYQRGILNKSFLIDLKWRYPPYPEKKKH is encoded by the coding sequence ATGCTAACTCAAGTAGATTATAATGAAATTGAATATCAGCAACAGTTTTTTCAGACTGGTAAAACCAAAAATCTTGATTTTCGGATTCAACAACTGAAAATTCTTCAACAGGCAATTGAGAAGAATCAAGATAATATTGTTCAAGCTTTAAAAGCTGATTTGCATAAATCAGGCTTTGAAGCTTATTTTGAAATAATTGGAGTTTTAGAAGAAATTAAATATGCTCTCAACAATATTAGAGCATGGACAAAACCGCAGAAGGTTGCTACTCCCATTTATCAGTTTCTTTCTTCTGCTCAAGTTCGTTCTGAACCTCTTGGTGTGATTCTGATTATTGGCCCTTGGAATTACCCATTTAATTTAATTTTTGCGCCATTAGTGGGTGCGATCGCTGCTGGTAATTGTGCGATTTTAAAACCATCAGAAATAGCTCCTCATACTTCTGAAGTCATAGAAAAAATAGTTCACGAAAATTTCGAGCCATCTTTTATTGAAGTGATTGAAGGCGGTATTGAAACCAGTCAAGAACTATTGTCACAAAATTTTGATCATATCTTTTTTACTGGTGGCACTGAAGTTGGTAAACTTGTAATGGCAGCCGCCGCTAAAAATCTAACTCCAGTTACCCTTGAGCTAGGTGGAAAAAGTCCTTGTATTGTTGATGAAAATATTCATCTTGAACATACAGCTAAAAGAATTGTTTGGGGTAAATTCTTTAATGCAGGTCAAACTTGTACCGCACCTGATTATCTGTTAGTAAATTGCAAAATCAAACAAGATTTATTGACTAACATTAAAAAACAAATACAAATTTTTTACGGCGACGAACCTTCAGTAAGTAAAAGCTATGCTAGAGTCATCAACCAAAAACATTTCCGTCGCCTTTCGCAATTGTTAGAAAGTGGTAATATTTTAGTGGGAGGCAAAACGAATTTAGAGAATCTTTATATTGCTCCTACTATTATCGATCAAGTCTCTTGGCAAGACAAGATCATGCAAGAGGAAATTTTTGGGCCGATTCTTCCTGTTCTAGAATATACAGATTTATCAGAAGCGATCGCCTTTGTGAATCGACAACAAAAACCCCTTGCTTTATACTTCTTTTCTAGTAATCAAAAAAATCAAGAGCGGATTTTGCAAGAAACTGTCTCTGGTGGAGTCTGCATTAACGATACCGTTATGCATTTGACTGTTCCTTCTTTACCTTTTGGTGGAGTTGGTACTAGTGGAATGGGTCGTTATCATGGTAAAGCTGGCTTTGACAACTTTTCTTATCAAAGAGGCATATTAAATAAATCTTTTCTGATTGATTTGAAATGGAGATATCCTCCCTATCCAGAGAAAAAGAAACACTAA
- a CDS encoding NAD(P)/FAD-dependent oxidoreductase yields MNNTQCQTYDYDVVIMGAGLAGVCQARHLLLNVPNIKIALVDPRPEERTEKDLKVGESAVEISTLMICKELGLYDYMVEHHPPKFGLNFHWPKHPESTENINDYHHLWAIRQPPLASVLIHRPKFERDVLRMNQEMGAVFYQGRVVDVDLTSGDGLNVVKVKCDREYLELKAKHVIDAAGRKFIIGRKTDNVLFGPENVRGVNNGSAWMRVKNVDRTIFHSGYDPLVSTCSHYYATNHWMGHGHWVWMIPTDTQNMELSIGLVHHHDYIQAQTVNTKEKFYAFLEANHNIMYRLLKSGEEIDFHYWPKLAHKSKTILSKDNWYVIGDAAAIFDPFYSMGMTMMSFEIDTITEVIRAKLAGEPDAEKKRAVYNGFNLGMIDRNNLLVSHHPKHLGNASIMSHRMFIENMWWFGMMIPLYVGKWHLDLKFLAKIKQPGRVYITEILTAVYQQLTELAEKNANIGFMYTHRADELPFNYIMSRDFDEYIHLTKYEPQRANVFVSMQYTHFFVAIWYLKFLWKGFGIKGLLAPQNLKHIFALLKASALAGWDNWIFKLKTKGVPDNSITAKAREDFKSYQHQPDLQPWISLANEKTLPNGTHESPSLKDKNMLKVPELVTLPAEIKS; encoded by the coding sequence ATGAACAACACTCAGTGCCAAACCTATGATTATGATGTAGTCATTATGGGTGCTGGATTGGCGGGAGTATGTCAAGCTCGCCACTTACTACTTAATGTTCCTAACATCAAAATTGCTTTGGTCGATCCTCGTCCTGAAGAGCGGACAGAAAAGGATTTGAAAGTGGGTGAGTCAGCAGTTGAAATCTCTACTCTGATGATCTGCAAGGAGTTGGGTCTTTATGACTACATGGTTGAGCATCATCCGCCAAAATTTGGTTTAAACTTTCATTGGCCTAAGCATCCAGAAAGTACAGAAAACATTAATGACTATCATCATCTCTGGGCTATTCGGCAACCACCATTGGCTTCTGTTCTGATTCACCGCCCCAAATTTGAGCGGGATGTGCTGAGGATGAATCAGGAGATGGGCGCTGTCTTTTATCAAGGTCGTGTTGTTGATGTTGACCTAACGTCTGGGGATGGCCTGAACGTGGTGAAAGTCAAATGCGATCGCGAGTATCTTGAACTTAAAGCCAAACATGTTATTGATGCGGCAGGACGCAAGTTTATCATCGGTCGCAAGACAGATAATGTGTTGTTTGGCCCTGAAAACGTCCGTGGTGTTAACAATGGTTCAGCATGGATGCGCGTTAAAAATGTCGATCGCACTATCTTTCACAGTGGTTACGATCCTTTAGTTTCAACTTGTAGCCACTACTATGCTACTAATCACTGGATGGGACACGGACATTGGGTTTGGATGATTCCTACAGATACCCAAAATATGGAGTTGTCAATCGGATTAGTCCACCATCACGACTATATTCAGGCCCAGACTGTCAACACTAAAGAAAAGTTTTATGCTTTTCTAGAAGCAAACCATAACATCATGTATCGACTGCTCAAGAGCGGAGAGGAAATTGATTTCCATTACTGGCCCAAGCTAGCGCACAAGAGCAAGACCATACTCTCAAAAGATAACTGGTATGTAATTGGTGATGCAGCAGCTATCTTCGATCCCTTCTACTCGATGGGAATGACGATGATGTCCTTTGAAATAGACACCATTACAGAAGTGATTCGTGCCAAGTTAGCAGGTGAGCCAGATGCAGAGAAGAAACGGGCGGTTTACAACGGCTTTAATTTAGGGATGATCGATCGCAACAATCTTCTTGTCAGCCATCATCCTAAGCATCTTGGTAACGCTAGCATCATGAGTCATCGCATGTTCATCGAAAACATGTGGTGGTTTGGGATGATGATTCCTTTGTATGTCGGTAAGTGGCATTTAGATTTGAAATTCCTGGCAAAAATTAAGCAACCAGGTCGTGTATATATTACCGAAATATTAACTGCTGTCTATCAACAGTTAACAGAGTTGGCAGAGAAGAACGCCAACATCGGGTTTATGTACACCCATAGAGCCGATGAATTGCCTTTTAATTACATAATGAGCCGGGATTTTGACGAATACATCCACCTCACCAAGTACGAACCCCAACGAGCTAATGTTTTTGTATCTATGCAATACACTCACTTTTTCGTTGCTATTTGGTACCTCAAGTTCCTGTGGAAGGGTTTTGGAATAAAAGGTTTGTTAGCACCACAAAATCTTAAGCACATTTTCGCTTTACTAAAAGCATCTGCTCTAGCTGGTTGGGATAACTGGATTTTCAAATTGAAAACCAAAGGTGTACCAGACAATAGTATCACTGCAAAAGCTAGAGAAGATTTCAAGAGTTACCAACACCAACCCGACTTGCAGCCCTGGATTAGTTTGGCTAATGAAAAGACGTTACCAAATGGGACTCATGAATCCCCAAGCTTAAAGGACAAAAATATGCTAAAGGTTCCAGAATTAGTCACGTTGCCAGCGGAAATCAAGTCTTAA
- a CDS encoding NAD(P)/FAD-dependent oxidoreductase translates to MGAGIAGVCQARHLLLNIPNIKIALIDPRPEERTEKDLKIGESTVEVSTLFFGKELGLYDYLIENHPPKFGLNYHWAKDPKNTQTIDDYYHVWSIKQPPLASVLMNRAKFERDVLKMNKEMGVDFYNGRVVNVDLGSGDIPNNVKVKIGNDYLELTTKHLIDAAGRKFIIGQKTDNLLFGPEKLAGLNNGSAWVRVKNVDRTIFHSGYDPTGATCSHYYATNHMMGHGHWIWVIPTDTQTMELSVGVSHHHEVIPAQSVNTKEKFYAFLESNHNILYQLVKSGEDIDFHYLPRVAHKSKTLFSPDNWYVIGDAAAIFDPFYSLGMVMMTFQMESVTEIIRAKLAGEPDAEKKRAVYNAYNLGYVESCNHLLHDHAKQLGHASIMSWRVYLENMWWFGMIVPLYVGKWHLDLKFLRRFSQQSRQVIRTLMSHVYEQFNELIEKDANIGMMYVHRGQQLPFGYYMTQEFDSYLQNTKYEPQRCNVFAYMKNIYFFVALWYLKFLWKGFGLKGVLSPENLKHVFALLNASAQSSWDDLIYRRKTKGMAANSEIARVAEEFKSYRHQPELEPWIKSKSAESQKLQEQELVTSEL, encoded by the coding sequence ATGGGTGCTGGGATCGCTGGAGTATGTCAAGCTCGTCACTTGCTGCTGAATATTCCCAACATCAAAATCGCCTTAATTGACCCACGTCCTGAAGAACGGACTGAAAAAGATTTAAAAATTGGTGAGTCAACTGTCGAAGTTTCTACTCTCTTTTTCGGCAAAGAGTTAGGTCTTTATGATTACTTAATTGAGAATCATCCGCCGAAATTTGGACTAAACTACCATTGGGCCAAAGACCCAAAAAATACACAGACCATTGATGACTACTATCATGTCTGGTCTATTAAACAACCCCCGCTAGCTTCCGTTCTCATGAACCGCGCCAAGTTCGAGCGGGATGTCTTGAAAATGAATAAGGAAATGGGAGTTGACTTTTACAATGGTCGTGTAGTCAACGTTGATTTAGGCTCTGGTGATATCCCCAACAATGTTAAGGTGAAAATAGGTAATGATTACCTAGAACTTACAACCAAGCATCTTATTGATGCAGCAGGACGCAAATTTATCATTGGTCAGAAAACAGACAATCTACTCTTTGGCCCTGAGAAACTCGCTGGTCTTAACAATGGTTCTGCATGGGTACGGGTTAAAAATGTCGATCGCACCATTTTTCACAGTGGTTACGATCCTACAGGTGCTACATGTAGCCATTACTATGCCACTAATCACATGATGGGTCATGGCCATTGGATCTGGGTCATTCCTACAGATACTCAGACTATGGAATTGTCAGTAGGGGTATCTCATCATCATGAAGTCATCCCAGCGCAGAGCGTTAACACCAAAGAAAAGTTTTATGCTTTTTTAGAATCGAATCACAACATTCTTTACCAATTAGTCAAGAGTGGAGAAGACATTGACTTTCATTACTTACCAAGGGTGGCACACAAGAGTAAAACTCTGTTTTCTCCAGACAATTGGTATGTAATTGGTGATGCAGCTGCCATCTTCGATCCTTTCTATTCCTTAGGAATGGTAATGATGACATTTCAAATGGAAAGTGTCACAGAAATTATCCGAGCAAAATTAGCAGGTGAACCGGATGCAGAGAAGAAGCGGGCTGTGTATAATGCATACAATCTTGGGTATGTAGAGTCTTGCAATCATCTTCTCCACGACCACGCCAAACAACTTGGTCATGCTAGCATCATGAGCTGGCGCGTCTATCTAGAAAACATGTGGTGGTTTGGGATGATTGTGCCTTTGTATGTTGGCAAATGGCATTTAGATTTGAAGTTTCTCCGCAGATTTAGCCAACAAAGTCGTCAAGTGATCAGAACACTAATGTCTCATGTGTATGAACAATTCAATGAACTGATAGAAAAAGATGCTAATATTGGCATGATGTATGTTCACCGAGGGCAGCAATTACCCTTCGGTTACTACATGACCCAAGAATTTGATAGCTATTTGCAAAACACAAAATACGAACCTCAAAGATGCAATGTTTTTGCATACATGAAAAACATTTACTTCTTTGTTGCTCTTTGGTATCTCAAATTTCTGTGGAAAGGTTTTGGACTAAAAGGTGTGTTGTCACCAGAGAATCTAAAACATGTTTTTGCTTTACTCAATGCATCTGCTCAATCTAGTTGGGACGATCTAATTTACCGACGCAAGACCAAAGGTATGGCAGCTAATAGTGAAATTGCTAGGGTGGCAGAAGAGTTCAAGAGTTATAGACATCAACCTGAATTAGAGCCTTGGATCAAGAGTAAGAGTGCTGAATCTCAAAAATTGCAAGAGCAAGAGCTAGTCACATCTGAGTTATAG